From Parasphaerochaeta coccoides DSM 17374, a single genomic window includes:
- a CDS encoding ABC transporter permease: MIKGKKLQAPGQHVFLTGFSAIILGLLAGAVLMALIGRNPFSGYLYLFRGGLMNIKRIGDTMATATMLILVGLSVGFSFKTGLFNIGGAGQMLMGGLAATFVAHRMNLPRPLLLVMIIFFGLLAGAVWGIIPGFLKARFNVHEVVATIMMNWIAYWVVYYIVPAHLKGPSLETESMSIPAGNSLRMEWLSRLFNGSYINLGIFIAIAAVLIIKFILDRTTLGFELKTVGSNRFCAEYAGIKVNRDIIISMMISGGLAGLAGMAYYTGYSLNVQIGVMPSQGFDGIAVALLGASTPLGILLSGLFFGLLQAGKGFMNAMTKVPPEIADTIIAIIIYFTATSSLFLRFFVRWSKRRENVRQEKAMAASRKEDV; the protein is encoded by the coding sequence ATGATCAAGGGTAAGAAACTACAGGCTCCCGGCCAGCACGTATTCCTGACGGGGTTCTCAGCCATCATTCTGGGGCTTCTCGCCGGAGCGGTGCTTATGGCCCTCATCGGCAGGAACCCCTTCAGCGGGTATCTTTATCTGTTCCGTGGCGGCTTGATGAACATCAAGCGCATTGGCGATACAATGGCGACGGCAACCATGCTGATTTTGGTGGGGTTGTCAGTCGGATTCTCCTTCAAGACAGGTCTTTTCAACATAGGTGGCGCGGGACAGATGCTGATGGGCGGTCTTGCCGCTACTTTCGTCGCTCATCGGATGAATCTTCCCCGGCCGTTGCTCTTGGTCATGATTATCTTTTTCGGCTTGCTGGCGGGGGCGGTCTGGGGCATCATACCGGGCTTTTTGAAAGCACGGTTCAACGTCCATGAGGTCGTGGCGACCATCATGATGAACTGGATAGCGTACTGGGTGGTCTACTATATTGTGCCGGCTCATCTGAAAGGGCCGAGCCTGGAGACTGAATCCATGTCCATTCCCGCGGGTAATTCGCTCAGGATGGAGTGGCTGAGCAGGTTGTTCAATGGCTCATACATCAATCTGGGCATATTCATAGCCATAGCGGCAGTGCTCATCATCAAGTTCATCCTGGACAGGACGACCCTTGGCTTTGAGCTGAAGACAGTTGGTTCCAACCGGTTCTGCGCGGAATACGCCGGTATCAAGGTAAACCGGGACATCATTATCTCCATGATGATTAGCGGCGGCTTGGCCGGTCTCGCTGGTATGGCTTACTATACCGGCTACAGTCTGAACGTCCAGATTGGCGTCATGCCCAGCCAAGGTTTTGATGGCATTGCGGTGGCTCTCCTTGGAGCCAGCACGCCTCTCGGTATTCTTCTGTCCGGTTTGTTCTTCGGGCTTCTCCAGGCGGGCAAGGGGTTCATGAACGCAATGACGAAAGTGCCGCCGGAGATTGCGGATACAATCATTGCCATCATCATCTATTTTACGGCGACCAGTTCCCTGTTCCTTCGTTTTTTTGTACGGTGGAGCAAACGTCGGGAAAATGTGAGGCAGGAAAAGGCGATGGCCGCGTCGCGGAAGGAGGATGTGTGA
- a CDS encoding purine-nucleoside phosphorylase translates to MEDLKKKMNESSAYIRGIIGDMPVEIGIILGSGLGALADEVTDATVILYKDIPHFPVSTVPGHAGRLVIGSLRGRKVVCMQGRFHYYEGYGMDLVVFPVQVMYALGVRNLLLTNAAGCVNPAWEPGSLMIISDHIKLVQDNPLRGRNDESLGPRFFDMSRAYDIQLRKLARRCAQDLGIDIREGVYQLFTGPSFETPAEVRMARLLGADAVGMSTVPEAIAASHLGIRTLGISCLTNMASGILDQPLNHEEVLETGEKVKETFSALVRDIVQKWPL, encoded by the coding sequence ATGGAAGATTTGAAAAAGAAAATGAATGAATCATCCGCATACATTCGCGGAATCATAGGGGATATGCCCGTGGAGATTGGCATTATCCTGGGCAGCGGGCTTGGCGCCCTTGCTGATGAAGTGACCGATGCAACAGTAATCCTTTACAAGGATATTCCCCATTTCCCGGTATCCACCGTCCCCGGTCATGCCGGTCGCTTAGTGATAGGTTCCCTCCGTGGACGGAAGGTTGTGTGCATGCAGGGTCGTTTCCATTACTACGAAGGCTATGGGATGGATCTCGTGGTGTTCCCCGTACAGGTCATGTACGCCCTCGGTGTAAGGAATCTCCTGCTCACCAATGCCGCCGGATGCGTGAACCCCGCATGGGAGCCGGGTTCCCTTATGATTATCAGCGACCATATCAAGCTGGTTCAGGATAATCCCCTGAGGGGACGCAACGATGAGTCCCTTGGCCCACGTTTCTTTGATATGTCCCGTGCCTATGATATACAGCTCAGGAAGCTGGCTCGACGCTGCGCCCAGGATCTGGGCATTGATATCCGCGAGGGGGTCTACCAGTTGTTCACCGGGCCATCCTTTGAAACTCCCGCTGAGGTCAGGATGGCACGTCTGCTCGGAGCTGATGCCGTGGGCATGTCTACGGTTCCGGAAGCCATTGCGGCAAGTCATCTGGGCATAAGGACGTTGGGAATCAGTTGTCTGACCAACATGGCGTCCGGAATCCTTGATCAGCCGCTCAACCATGAAGAAGTGCTGGAGACAGGGGAAAAGGTCAAGGAGACATTCTCCGCTTTGGTTCGCGACATCGTACAGAAATGGCCGTTGTGA
- a CDS encoding BMP family lipoprotein: MKKIIVILAILLLAGAVVFAQGAKETSKALKVGMVTDAGTIDDKSFNQGTWEGILRAEKDLGLDIQYLKPSGTTEAHYLSEIGNLYDAGYKFIITPGFKFETAIYVAQDRYKDAKFVILDGEPHSADYSTYRIEKNVVGVYWLEHQSGFVAGVAAALQIKTGDFGFIGGMEIPAVQKFNWGFQQGVAYANKNFGTSITMKAENVLYQGSFDNVAAGQQLAASMYDKGVKVIFAAAGGVGVGVINEAKNRASSGQNVWVVGVDVDQYNEGLLPNGKSIILTSAMKYLDRASYEMIQLETEGKFPGGQIFYFDATSDSVGIPVENPNLGADVTAKVNEVYAQLKAGKITVADNSTGLLK; this comes from the coding sequence ATGAAGAAGATCATTGTTATTCTTGCCATCCTGCTGCTTGCTGGTGCAGTTGTATTTGCACAGGGAGCAAAAGAGACTTCCAAGGCATTGAAGGTCGGCATGGTCACTGATGCCGGTACCATTGACGACAAGTCCTTCAACCAAGGGACATGGGAAGGAATTTTGCGCGCAGAAAAGGATTTGGGTCTGGATATCCAGTACCTGAAGCCTTCCGGAACCACAGAAGCCCACTATCTCAGCGAGATTGGCAACCTGTATGACGCCGGGTACAAGTTCATCATCACTCCCGGATTCAAGTTCGAGACGGCCATCTATGTCGCGCAGGATCGTTATAAAGACGCCAAGTTCGTCATCCTTGACGGAGAACCCCACAGCGCTGACTATTCGACGTATCGGATTGAAAAGAACGTCGTCGGCGTCTACTGGCTGGAACATCAGTCTGGATTCGTCGCTGGCGTAGCTGCCGCTCTCCAGATCAAGACTGGTGATTTCGGCTTCATCGGTGGCATGGAGATTCCTGCCGTGCAGAAGTTCAACTGGGGCTTCCAGCAGGGTGTCGCCTATGCTAACAAGAATTTCGGGACTTCCATTACCATGAAGGCCGAGAATGTCCTGTACCAGGGTTCCTTTGACAACGTGGCAGCCGGACAGCAGTTGGCCGCTTCCATGTATGACAAAGGCGTGAAGGTCATCTTCGCCGCCGCCGGTGGTGTCGGTGTGGGTGTCATCAACGAAGCAAAGAACCGTGCTTCCTCCGGGCAGAACGTGTGGGTCGTCGGTGTTGACGTTGACCAGTACAACGAAGGGCTTCTTCCCAACGGCAAGTCGATCATCCTGACCAGCGCCATGAAGTATCTTGACCGCGCTTCCTACGAGATGATCCAGCTTGAGACTGAAGGAAAGTTCCCCGGCGGACAGATATTCTACTTCGATGCGACTTCCGACAGCGTCGGAATTCCCGTTGAGAATCCGAATCTCGGCGCCGATGTGACAGCCAAGGTCAACGAAGTCTACGCACAGCTCAAGGCTGGCAAGATTACCGTGGCTGATAACAGCACCGGTCTGTTGAAGTAA
- a CDS encoding FadR/GntR family transcriptional regulator → MMLSLVTETKSSQIASKLEDMILNNTYKAGEKLPSQQELAKQFSTSSRSIREAFKGLEAKGLVQISQGRNAIVKSNNLDQFVGSLSATLFSSHCHDRKMTLDLIKARTVIEIASTYELSRNPQRMLIVRTLERFVTKMEQLIPRLEDHKDTEAVQLFRQTDINFHKTLFHSVDNIIFNSFYENFSPLLHSHLEKLEESFTEKKKKVNEYRYLIEALDDGQTNLAVALILTRMTNLRRMFENMFVSDLELARPVNL, encoded by the coding sequence ATGATGCTATCGTTGGTGACAGAAACAAAATCTTCCCAAATCGCCTCAAAACTGGAAGACATGATCTTGAACAACACCTATAAGGCAGGAGAGAAGCTGCCCTCCCAACAGGAGCTCGCCAAGCAGTTCTCCACAAGCTCCCGTTCCATAAGGGAAGCCTTCAAGGGACTTGAGGCAAAAGGCTTGGTACAAATCAGCCAAGGACGCAACGCGATCGTGAAGTCCAACAACCTTGACCAATTCGTCGGATCTCTTTCCGCCACACTGTTTTCTTCCCACTGCCACGATCGGAAAATGACACTCGACCTGATAAAAGCCCGGACGGTGATTGAGATTGCCTCGACCTACGAACTCTCCCGCAATCCTCAGAGGATGCTGATAGTGCGCACTTTGGAACGTTTCGTCACCAAGATGGAGCAGCTCATTCCCCGCCTTGAAGACCACAAGGACACGGAAGCCGTCCAACTTTTCCGCCAGACTGACATCAACTTCCACAAGACCCTGTTCCACTCCGTCGACAACATCATTTTCAACAGCTTCTATGAAAACTTTTCACCTCTGCTCCATTCCCATTTGGAGAAACTCGAAGAGTCCTTCACGGAGAAAAAGAAGAAGGTCAACGAATATCGCTATTTGATAGAAGCCCTTGATGACGGGCAAACGAACCTGGCCGTTGCCCTGATACTGACTCGCATGACCAACCTGCGCCGCATGTTTGAAAACATGTTCGTTTCAGATTTAGAACTGGCAAGACCTGTCAACCTATAG
- a CDS encoding ABC transporter permease: MWHIITLVFPYAIAYTIPMLVTALGGLYSERSGVTNLGLEGLMLVGYFACALFIRSFESSFYAWALPLGLLTGMLAGALFSLLHAFASINLRADQTISGTAINMLAAALTVYLARVFSGSGNIRIMMGIVRSDVPVLSKIPVLGPLFFSQTYWSTWLVLAIWGASWWFLYKTSFGLRLRACGEHPSAVASAGVNVRLMRYFGVVMSGALAGLGGGAILITYSGEFNGSVAGLGFLSIAALIFGQWKPLGILGATFFFGLATTVANVSQAIPQLAVIPPMYLKIFPYVVTLIALVVFSKRSAAPRASGIPF, encoded by the coding sequence ATGTGGCATATAATAACTCTTGTCTTTCCTTATGCGATTGCCTATACCATCCCCATGTTGGTCACTGCGCTCGGCGGTCTGTACAGCGAGAGAAGCGGTGTCACCAACCTGGGTCTCGAAGGTTTGATGCTGGTTGGTTATTTTGCTTGCGCTTTGTTCATCAGAAGTTTTGAAAGCAGCTTCTACGCGTGGGCTTTGCCACTCGGACTTTTGACAGGGATGCTGGCGGGAGCGTTGTTCAGTCTTCTCCACGCCTTTGCTTCAATTAATCTGCGTGCTGACCAGACGATTAGCGGCACGGCAATCAATATGCTTGCCGCCGCCCTGACTGTCTATCTGGCACGGGTTTTCAGCGGCAGCGGCAACATCCGCATCATGATGGGCATTGTCCGTTCAGATGTCCCGGTGCTGTCGAAGATTCCCGTCCTTGGGCCTCTGTTCTTTTCCCAGACATACTGGAGTACATGGCTTGTCCTGGCAATCTGGGGGGCTTCCTGGTGGTTCCTCTACAAGACATCCTTCGGTCTGCGTCTGCGTGCCTGCGGCGAGCATCCGTCGGCTGTTGCGTCAGCAGGTGTCAATGTGCGGCTGATGCGCTACTTCGGAGTAGTGATGAGCGGAGCATTGGCAGGGCTGGGCGGTGGTGCCATCCTGATTACCTACAGCGGTGAGTTCAACGGGAGCGTGGCAGGGCTTGGTTTCCTCTCCATTGCGGCGTTGATTTTCGGGCAGTGGAAGCCTTTGGGCATCCTGGGCGCTACGTTCTTCTTTGGGTTGGCTACTACTGTTGCAAATGTGTCCCAAGCCATTCCACAGCTTGCTGTCATTCCTCCGATGTACCTGAAGATATTCCCCTACGTGGTGACGTTGATTGCTTTGGTCGTTTTCTCCAAGCGGTCCGCGGCGCCCAGGGCGAGCGGCATACCGTTCTGA
- a CDS encoding transcriptional regulator, with protein sequence MNRDLAYQANEDFAKARSRGRMQSLMDAIQWHNVDLLSLYEVTSLIKPKKETYLGIKTIPVDKIIGSEGRYHDFTSAFYPKKDLLRGRWESIDRAHRTYINLPPISVYKLGEWYFVRDGNHRVSVARTQGVEFIDAEVVELDTEIELEPGMTMRTLRKSVVDYERKCFIEEYQPEKYLDMGLISFTSPGMYPEMVNHILVHKYYINQNRKEEIPFSEAARSWFDNVYMPIVREIRRDGLLATFPGKTETDLYMWIVRHWDNLKHSTGNQSVSITTAARDYQKRFGTGFWGRMKQRFKNVFSKK encoded by the coding sequence ATGAATAGGGATTTGGCGTATCAGGCCAATGAAGATTTCGCCAAGGCTCGCTCCAGAGGCCGGATGCAGTCGTTGATGGATGCCATCCAATGGCACAACGTTGACCTGCTGTCACTGTACGAAGTCACCAGCCTCATCAAACCGAAGAAAGAGACATATTTGGGAATCAAGACGATTCCTGTGGATAAAATCATTGGTTCCGAGGGACGTTACCATGATTTCACCAGCGCCTTCTATCCCAAGAAGGACTTGCTCAGGGGACGGTGGGAAAGCATAGACCGCGCCCACAGAACCTATATCAACCTGCCGCCGATTAGCGTCTATAAGCTAGGGGAATGGTATTTTGTCCGTGACGGAAACCACCGGGTGTCCGTGGCGCGGACACAGGGGGTGGAGTTCATTGATGCGGAAGTGGTCGAGCTGGATACCGAGATTGAACTTGAACCGGGCATGACCATGCGCACGCTGCGCAAGAGCGTGGTGGACTACGAACGGAAATGCTTCATAGAGGAATATCAGCCGGAGAAATACCTGGACATGGGACTGATTTCCTTCACATCGCCCGGCATGTATCCTGAGATGGTCAATCATATCCTTGTACATAAATACTATATCAACCAGAACCGTAAAGAGGAGATTCCGTTCTCGGAGGCCGCCCGCTCATGGTTCGACAATGTTTATATGCCCATTGTGAGGGAAATACGGCGTGATGGTCTCTTGGCTACGTTTCCGGGAAAGACGGAAACTGATCTCTACATGTGGATTGTGCGCCATTGGGACAATCTGAAACATTCCACGGGGAATCAATCAGTTTCCATCACCACCGCTGCCCGTGATTACCAGAAACGCTTCGGGACAGGATTTTGGGGTCGCATGAAGCAGCGGTTCAAGAATGTTTTCTCCAAGAAGTGA
- a CDS encoding flavodoxin family protein, with product MTYHFTSEVLDMKRCSIIIHSTTGNCFIMGSHLKDSFAEMGFDARLYRVKDDDLHILANTLESTNDFYEDIISLGEATISTLIKSSLIILGSPSRFGNVTPEMNAFMDTAWPLKESGELEGKFFGCFTSSSDETDEPSRALETMAHWAQSLGMIHIPYGTQIKPGVPAQPPQGVVHRAGKDGTIRPAQSMGKALEVYAHTMAKIVTPQN from the coding sequence ATGACGTACCACTTCACAAGCGAGGTTCTTGACATGAAACGTTGTTCCATCATCATTCACAGTACCACGGGAAACTGCTTCATCATGGGCAGTCACCTGAAGGATTCCTTTGCCGAAATGGGCTTTGATGCACGCCTGTACCGGGTCAAGGACGATGACCTTCACATTCTGGCGAACACACTGGAGAGCACCAACGATTTCTATGAAGACATCATCTCCCTGGGAGAAGCCACAATATCCACCCTCATCAAAAGCTCCCTCATCATCCTCGGCTCTCCTTCGCGCTTCGGCAATGTGACGCCGGAGATGAACGCCTTCATGGACACAGCATGGCCGCTGAAGGAAAGCGGGGAACTGGAAGGCAAGTTCTTCGGATGCTTCACCAGCAGTTCGGACGAGACGGATGAACCTTCCCGTGCCCTTGAGACAATGGCGCATTGGGCGCAGAGCCTGGGAATGATACACATACCCTATGGCACGCAGATAAAGCCGGGAGTTCCCGCACAGCCGCCCCAGGGCGTCGTCCACCGGGCAGGAAAGGACGGCACCATCCGCCCTGCTCAAAGCATGGGGAAAGCCCTGGAAGTTTACGCCCACACCATGGCCAAGATAGTCACGCCGCAGAACTGA
- a CDS encoding cupin domain-containing protein: MNASDVISRLGLEPLEGEGGYFRPLSPFLSPQGEKIGSGILYLMTTASWSSLHLLSADESWHFAAGDPVEQLLLEPDGSWSVRILGADIMAGHIPAAMVEKGRWQGSRPYPGGEAGWSLCTAVMCPPFDDQQYIQGREDLLNHYHGCALVREFLAAWGT; the protein is encoded by the coding sequence GTGAACGCTTCTGATGTCATCTCTCGGCTCGGTCTTGAGCCGCTGGAAGGAGAGGGCGGGTATTTTCGGCCGCTCTCTCCCTTTCTCTCTCCGCAGGGAGAAAAAATTGGGAGCGGCATCCTCTATCTGATGACGACCGCTTCTTGGTCCAGTCTCCATCTGCTTTCCGCCGATGAAAGCTGGCATTTCGCCGCGGGAGATCCTGTGGAGCAATTGCTTCTGGAGCCTGACGGGTCATGGTCTGTCCGTATCCTGGGAGCGGATATCATGGCGGGACATATCCCTGCCGCCATGGTGGAAAAAGGCAGATGGCAAGGAAGCCGGCCATATCCCGGCGGAGAGGCGGGCTGGTCATTATGTACCGCTGTCATGTGTCCTCCATTTGACGATCAGCAGTATATTCAAGGTAGGGAGGATTTGCTGAATCATTATCATGGCTGTGCCTTGGTACGCGAGTTTCTTGCCGCATGGGGGACGTGA
- a CDS encoding SDR family NAD(P)-dependent oxidoreductase, translating into MEMNVHDAVIVVTGGTSTLGEAICRAFLHEGAYVWCGWTSPHGKKRALTLAEEVGSRLLPLRIDVRDGASVTAARDAVMKEHGYLDVLVNNAGVFTVSSQEDLAEQDWDTVFDTNITGVWRMVKTFLPVLADGGSIVNISSMNASRPGFGGTAHYDASKGAVSSYTASLAAEVGPRIRVNAVAPGLIDAPYLHEGDSSLAQSYVRRAALGRLVQASEAADMVLFLASERARAVTGQIFGVDCGYPLG; encoded by the coding sequence ATGGAAATGAATGTACATGATGCCGTCATTGTAGTGACAGGCGGAACCAGCACTTTGGGGGAAGCCATATGCCGCGCTTTCCTTCATGAAGGCGCATACGTATGGTGCGGCTGGACTTCCCCACACGGAAAGAAGCGAGCCTTGACCTTGGCAGAGGAAGTCGGCTCGCGACTTTTGCCCCTGCGTATTGACGTGCGTGATGGTGCCTCTGTAACTGCGGCGCGGGATGCCGTCATGAAAGAACATGGATACCTTGATGTCCTGGTCAACAATGCCGGAGTATTCACGGTATCCAGTCAGGAAGACTTGGCGGAGCAGGATTGGGATACTGTTTTTGACACCAACATCACGGGTGTGTGGCGCATGGTGAAGACTTTCCTGCCAGTATTGGCTGATGGTGGTTCCATAGTGAACATCTCCAGCATGAACGCATCCCGTCCGGGCTTCGGCGGTACCGCGCATTATGATGCCTCCAAAGGTGCCGTGTCTTCCTATACGGCCAGCCTTGCCGCCGAGGTGGGGCCGCGGATACGGGTCAATGCCGTGGCGCCCGGCTTGATTGATGCGCCGTATCTGCATGAAGGAGATTCTTCCCTTGCCCAATCCTATGTGCGGAGGGCGGCACTGGGTCGCCTTGTCCAGGCTTCGGAGGCAGCGGACATGGTGCTGTTCCTGGCTTCGGAAAGGGCGCGTGCTGTCACAGGCCAGATTTTTGGTGTAGACTGCGGATATCCTTTGGGATGA
- a CDS encoding ABC transporter ATP-binding protein yields MPVVDISHATVSRNGRIILDDVSLCIEEHQHIAIIGANGAGKSTLAGVMSMGVHPLYRENFSRILFGQRKWHIHELRKKLGIVSQPLQTLCSTTYTVTEIVISGLFSSIGLDFSHHVTPEHDRQAHDIMEKFNIIHLKDKSMNTLSSGEARRALIARACINDPSLLILDEAVTSLDFPSRAQYRSTLRTLADTGKTLVLITHELSEIITEIERVIVMKDGRIMADGPKEDILTEEILADAYGQKVYIDHRDGLYSAWC; encoded by the coding sequence ATGCCTGTCGTCGATATCAGCCATGCCACCGTAAGCAGGAACGGCCGCATCATCCTTGATGATGTATCCCTGTGCATAGAAGAACATCAGCATATTGCCATCATCGGAGCTAACGGAGCAGGCAAAAGCACCTTGGCGGGTGTCATGTCCATGGGCGTGCATCCCCTGTACAGGGAAAACTTCTCACGCATCCTTTTCGGACAAAGGAAATGGCATATCCATGAACTGAGGAAAAAGCTAGGTATTGTGTCACAACCGCTCCAGACACTTTGCTCGACCACCTATACTGTCACGGAAATCGTCATTTCCGGTCTATTCAGCTCCATCGGCCTTGATTTTTCCCATCATGTCACCCCTGAGCATGACCGTCAGGCGCATGACATCATGGAGAAATTCAACATCATCCATCTGAAGGACAAGAGCATGAACACCCTCTCATCAGGAGAAGCCCGCAGAGCGCTGATTGCCCGCGCCTGCATCAACGACCCTTCCCTGCTGATACTCGATGAAGCCGTCACCAGCCTGGACTTCCCTTCCCGCGCGCAGTACCGTTCCACGCTCAGAACCCTGGCGGATACCGGCAAGACATTGGTTCTCATCACCCATGAACTGAGCGAAATCATCACGGAAATCGAAAGGGTCATCGTGATGAAGGACGGCAGGATTATGGCTGACGGTCCCAAGGAAGACATCCTCACCGAGGAAATCCTGGCTGACGCATATGGACAAAAGGTCTACATTGATCATCGCGACGGTTTGTATTCCGCGTGGTGCTGA
- a CDS encoding metallophosphoesterase family protein, with translation MKILCISDTPDPIVYSSHITERYGNVDFVISAGDLSLPYYEYIISTLNKPLFFVFGNHNLEHFHYFKKDGMEAAMEQPRFGSLPPYGGDYIDGKVTRDRKTGVLVAGLGGSNRYNNGAHQFTDKQMMRRILAMAPRLLYNKLRYGRYLDILVTHAAPYGINDDIDPCHVGFKSFLKFMKWFEPKYLLHGHVHMTDLNAARIKTYHKTKVINVYLNYTLEDSELGGKDNE, from the coding sequence ATGAAAATACTCTGCATATCAGATACGCCGGATCCCATTGTATATTCCAGCCACATAACCGAGCGTTACGGGAATGTGGATTTTGTCATCAGTGCCGGAGACCTGTCACTGCCCTATTATGAATACATTATTTCGACCTTGAACAAACCGCTGTTCTTTGTCTTCGGCAATCACAACCTGGAGCATTTCCATTACTTCAAGAAAGACGGGATGGAGGCTGCCATGGAGCAGCCTCGGTTTGGCAGTCTGCCTCCCTATGGAGGGGACTACATAGACGGTAAAGTAACGCGGGACAGGAAAACGGGAGTTCTTGTCGCTGGACTTGGAGGGTCAAACCGTTACAACAATGGTGCGCATCAGTTCACTGACAAGCAGATGATGCGCAGGATTCTGGCCATGGCGCCGCGTCTGCTCTACAACAAACTCAGGTATGGACGCTATCTTGATATCCTGGTGACCCATGCGGCGCCCTATGGCATCAATGATGACATTGATCCCTGCCATGTCGGGTTCAAGAGTTTCTTGAAATTCATGAAATGGTTCGAGCCGAAGTACCTGTTGCACGGACATGTGCATATGACCGACTTGAATGCCGCGCGTATCAAGACGTATCACAAGACGAAAGTCATCAACGTGTACCTGAACTACACGCTGGAGGATTCGGAACTTGGAGGAAAGGACAATGAATAG
- a CDS encoding ABC transporter ATP-binding protein has protein sequence MSHAIEMLHIRKEFPGIIANDDISFSVNQGEIHALLGENGAGKSTLMSILFGLYRADQGTIKVKGREVSITSPNDANDLGIGMVHQHFQLVHNFTVTENIILGKEGGFVFNAKEAAARIAGLSRQYGLMVNPEMVIEDISVGMQQRVEILKMLYRNADILIFDEPTAVLTPQEIDELMDIMRSLRDEGKSIILITHKLAEIKAVADRCTIIRRGTVIDTVDVASTSQATMAAMMVGRPVNFKVEKKPMTPGAPVLEIQGLNVMNAKKILGVKDFSFSVREGEIVGLAGVDGNGQSELIEAITGLRPVVSGSILLSGKDITPLSVRTRNEMGMGHIPEDRQKRGLVLNATVAANMVVKDYYHSPFSRNGLLDQNAIVEYAQGIVRRFDVRSGEGIHSLAGMLSGGNQQKAIVGREISYDPRLLIAVQPTRGLDVGAIEFIHKQLISQRERGKAVLLISFELDEIFNLSDRIAVINSGELMDIVDTRSTDEHAVGLMMAGIKDRGGEQ, from the coding sequence ATGAGTCACGCCATTGAAATGTTGCATATACGGAAGGAATTTCCCGGCATCATCGCCAACGATGATATTTCCTTTTCCGTCAACCAGGGGGAGATACATGCTCTCTTGGGAGAAAACGGCGCCGGGAAGTCAACCTTGATGAGCATTCTGTTCGGCCTCTATCGCGCCGATCAAGGGACAATCAAGGTCAAAGGACGGGAGGTGTCCATCACATCCCCCAACGATGCCAACGACTTGGGCATTGGCATGGTGCACCAACATTTCCAGCTCGTCCATAATTTCACGGTCACGGAGAACATCATCCTCGGCAAGGAAGGTGGATTTGTCTTCAATGCAAAAGAAGCAGCCGCAAGGATTGCCGGACTTTCCAGGCAATATGGCCTGATGGTCAATCCGGAGATGGTGATTGAGGATATCAGTGTTGGTATGCAGCAGCGCGTGGAGATTTTGAAGATGCTGTACCGCAATGCGGATATCCTCATCTTTGATGAACCTACGGCTGTGCTTACTCCGCAGGAGATAGATGAATTGATGGACATCATGCGCAGCTTGCGTGATGAAGGGAAATCTATCATCCTGATTACCCACAAGCTGGCAGAAATCAAGGCAGTGGCCGACAGATGTACCATCATCAGGCGTGGTACGGTCATTGATACCGTAGATGTCGCCTCGACCAGCCAAGCTACGATGGCTGCCATGATGGTGGGGCGTCCTGTAAACTTCAAGGTTGAAAAGAAACCGATGACTCCCGGTGCGCCTGTATTGGAGATACAGGGTCTGAATGTCATGAACGCCAAGAAAATCCTGGGCGTGAAGGATTTCTCCTTCAGTGTGCGTGAGGGTGAGATTGTCGGCCTGGCCGGTGTTGATGGCAATGGACAGAGCGAATTAATTGAGGCTATCACAGGACTGCGTCCTGTGGTGTCCGGCTCAATCCTTCTTTCAGGAAAGGACATCACTCCTTTGTCGGTTCGTACCCGCAATGAGATGGGCATGGGGCATATCCCTGAGGATCGTCAGAAGCGTGGGCTGGTGTTGAACGCGACCGTTGCCGCCAATATGGTGGTGAAGGACTATTATCACAGTCCTTTTTCCCGCAACGGCCTTCTGGATCAGAATGCCATAGTGGAATATGCCCAAGGCATTGTACGCAGGTTTGACGTGCGCAGCGGGGAAGGCATCCATTCCCTTGCGGGGATGCTGAGCGGTGGCAACCAGCAGAAAGCAATTGTAGGGCGGGAAATTTCTTATGATCCGCGTCTGCTCATTGCCGTCCAGCCCACCCGTGGCTTGGATGTTGGCGCCATTGAGTTCATCCATAAACAGCTGATATCCCAGCGTGAGAGAGGGAAGGCTGTACTTTTGATTTCCTTTGAGCTGGATGAGATATTCAACCTGTCCGACCGGATTGCGGTCATCAATTCCGGAGAACTGATGGACATTGTGGATACCCGCTCTACCGACGAACACGCTGTCGGTCTAATGATGGCGGGCATCAAGGATCGGGGAGGAGAACAATGA